GGTCAGGAACATTGCGATACCAAAACTGATCGGTACCGCGATCACCAGTGCCAGGAAGGAGCTGACCAGTGTGCCGTAGATAGGTACCAGGGCGCCGAACTTGTGCGCGACCGCATCCCAGTCCGTGCTGGTGAAAAAGCCCCAGCCGAAGGTCTGGAATGCGAGCCGGCCGCCCCAGAGCATCGACAGCGCAGCGCCAAGCAGGATCACGAACACAAAGATTGCCGCGCCTGCCGCAGCGTATTTGAACAGCCGGTCCGCCAGTTCATCCGGCAGCAACCGCATGCGCGCCCGGCGGATTAAATGAGCCCCGCTTGCCTCGGTGCGGCGAACCGCGGATAGATCGTCTTGCATCTCTTGAGCGGTAGTGCGCATGTGCGATCCTGTCGGGGAGACGCCAATGGCGCCTCCCGGCTGGTACCGTGGGCTTAAAACTTGAAGTTGTTCGACCAGTACGTCTCGATTTGCTTGACGAGCGGGTCAGGCAGCGGCACATAGTCCAGGGATTGCGCTTGCGACTGGCCCTTTTCCAGGGTCCACTTGAAGAAGTCGAGCGCGGCCTTGGACTGGGCCGGCGTCTTCGGCTGCTTGTACATGATGATAAAGACGGTCGCCGTCACGGGGTAAGCGTCCGGGCCGTTCGCGTCGGTCATCACGAGGTCGAAGTCCTGCGCTTTGGACCAGTCCGCAGTTGCGGCGGCGGCCTGGAATGTCTTGGCATTCGGCGCCACGAAGTTACCGGCCTTGTTCTGGATCGAGCCGTAGTTCATCTTGTTCTGCAGGACGTACGCGTACTCGACGTAGCCAATCGAGTTCTTCAGGCGGTTGACGTAAGCGGCGACGCCTTCGTTGCCCTTGCCACCGACGCCCGACGGCCAAGCGACCGACGTGCCTTCGCCCACCTTCGACTTCCATTCCGGGCTGACCTTGGACAGGTAGTTGACCCAGTTGAACGTCGTGCCCGAACCATCTGAACGGTGCACGACCGTGATGTTGGCGTCAGGCAGCTTCAAGCCCGGGTTGACCTTGGCGATGGCCGGATCGCTCCACTTGCGAACCTTGCCCAGATAGATATCGGCCAGCAGCGGGCCGGTAAAGCGAATCTTGCCCGGGGCGACACCATCGATATTGACCACCGGCACCACGCCACCGATCACTGAGGGGAACTGGCCCAGCCCCTTGGATTTGAGCTCGTCGGCCGACATCGGCATGTCGCTCGCGCCGAAGTCAACGGTCGCCGCCTTGATCTGCGCGATACCGCCGCCAGAGCCGATCGACTGATAGTTGACCTTGTTGCCCGACGCTTCGTTGTAGGACGAAGACCACTTCGAGAGGACCGGATAGACGAAAGTCGAACCCGCTCCAGTGATTTCAACAGCCTGGGCTGCCATGGAAACCACCATCATTGCAACCCCACCCGCCACTGCATGCATAAACCGCGCTTTCATCATCGACCTCGGTTAGTGACCACAATTCGATAAATCTAGATATGTGATGAATAACGGGATACTAAGTCTAGGTCGTGACTGTTCCGTGACAAGGAAGCGTGCAGATGAAATTTTTGTGACGGCCTTGGGTCGGGCAGCTCTAACGCTACAGTGGCTTCGAAGCTCGCTTGCTGCGATATAATATTTCCAATATATTAGAGATATCGATACATCAACGCTGCTTCTGCGGCCAACCTGGAGAGATCCAGTGGTAGAGCAACCTCAATACAACGTGCTGTTCCTGTGCACGGGCAACTCAGCCCGGTCGATTCTTGCCGAGGGTCTGCTGAACCACCTGGGGGATGGGCGCTTCAAGGCCTTTTCCGCAGGCAGCCACCCCACGGGGCAAGTGAACCCGTTTGCCCTTCGGACCCTGCAGCAGTTCGGCATCCCGACGGATGGGTTTCGCAGCAAGAGCTGGAACGAGTTCTCGCAGGCAGGCGCCCCCGAGCTCGACTTCGTCTTCACGGTCTGCGACAAGGCCGCCGGCGAAGTGTGCCCCGTATGGCCGGGGCAGCCGATGACCGCGCACTGGGGGGTGGCCGACCCTGCTGCGGTCGAAGGGAGCGACGAACACAAGCAGCACGCCGTCCGAGAAACTGCGCTCGTGCTGAAGCGCCGTATCGAGTTGTTCCTGTCGCTACCGCTTCCGAAGCTCGATGCCGCGGCGCTGCAAAAGGCCGTGCGCGACATCGGCAAGCAATAACCTCATCTGTTCCATGACCACCAACGTACTCATCCTCTGTACCCATAACTCCGCGCGCAGTGTCCTGAGTGAAGGCATGTTGAACCACTGGGCGCAGAAGCTCGGCAAAGACGTGCGCGCCTACAGCGCCGGCAGCGCGCCGAGCGGCCGCCTCAACCCGTTCGCGTTGGAAGCACTTACCAATGCCGACATTGACACCGCGGACTACCGTAGCAAGAGTTGGGACGAGTTCGTTGCGGACGGCGCACCTCAGATGCGCATCGTCATCACCGTATGCGACAGCGCCGCTGCGGAAACCTGCCCCTACTGGCCGGGCAGTCCGGTCAAAGTGCACTGGGGCTATACCGATCCGTCCAATGCACCGGGCGGTGACGAAGGCAAGCGACAGGCCTTCGAGCTGACCCGCCAGGCGATCGGCTATCGCATGCTGCAATTGTTGGCGCTGCCACTTGAGTCCCTGAGCAATGCCGAACTGCAGGCCGAGCTCGAACGCATCTCGCAAGACTGAGCACCATGGTCGATTTGCGAAACAGGCTTGCCGCCGAAGTCCTGGGAACGGCGTTGCTGCTGGCGGTGGTTATCGGCTCCGGCATCATGGCCGAACGCCTTGCGGGCGGTAACGTCGCGGTGGCGCTGCTGGCCAACACCGCGGCCACAGTGGGCGGCTTGTATATCCTGATCGAAGTGTTCGGCCCCGTCAGTGGCGCGCACTTCAATCCAGCGGTTAGCGCGGTCATGGTGGCTCAGGGTGAGCTACCGGGGGCGGCGTTGGTGCCATACATCGCTGCGCAGCTTGTGGGAGCCATGCTGGGCGCATGGCTCGCCCATGCCATGTTCGACATGACGATCCTGCAGTTCTCCACCAAAGTGCGCAGCGGGACTGGCCAGTGGATCGCCGAAGCGGTGGCAACCGCGGGCCTACTGTTGGTGATTCTGCGGGCGCCAAGCGGCCGCGCGTCTTCTATGGTGGCGGCCTACATTGGCGCGGCCTATTGGTTCACGGCGTCCACGTCGTTTGCCAACCCGGCAGCGGCATTCGGGCGGATGTTCAGCAACAGCTTTGCCGGCATCGCACCGGCGAGTGTGCCGGGCTTCGTCATCGCGCAATGCGTTGGTGCCGCCATCGGGTTGATGCTGCATCGCATGCTGGAACCACGCCTGGTGCGTCGAGACCACCCCAACGTCATCGAGTCGTCTGGCGAACACCAAGTGGACTGATTGCTGCGTGAACATGACGGTTCGCTACAGCGTCAACGCGTCGCGCTCTATCGCCTCGCCGGGCTCCTGCAACGAGCCCGGCCAGAGGCTATGCCTTACTTCACGCGGCGGCCTTGCGCGTCGACCACCACCTCCCCATCTTCCTTTGTGAATGCGCCTTGTTGAGGCTGGGGAAGGATGTCCAACACGACTTCAGACGGACGGCACAGTCGCACACCCAGCGGGGTCACCACAAACGGCCGGTTGATGAGGATCGGGTGCGCCATCATCGCATCGAGCAACGCATCGTCTGTCAGCTCGGGATTGCCTAAGCCGAGTTCGGCGTACGGGGTACCTTTTTCGCGCAGGGCTCCGCGCACGGTGAGTCCTGCACGTTGAATGAGCGAGATCAGCTCTTCGCGCGCAGGCGGTGTTACCAGGTATTCGATGACGGTGGGCTCAATACCCGCATTGCGGATCATGGCCAGCGTGTTGCGGGACGTGCCGCATGCCGGGTTGTGGTAGATGGTGACGCTCACGTTCCTGATCCCGCTTGCAAGTTGGAAAGGTAGATACGGTGCCTATTTCGTTGCCGTGGCCCAAAGGTGCCGCGCAGCACGCCCCACCGCATGTCAGTGGATGGGCAGAGACTTCAACCTGGCGCTTGCTGGCCCTCGCACTCGGGGCAGATGGATTGAGCATCAAGGTCCCCACAGAGCTCCGGTTGACCGCCGCAACACTCGTCGGTGAGATAGGCGACCAGGTCAAGCATCATGGGGAGGTTGGCGCGGTAGCGCAGAAAACGCCCTTCCTGCGTTGCACTGACCAAGCCCGCGTGGGCCATGGACTTGAGGTGGAACGACAAATTTGTCGGGGGGATATCCAGCGTGTCGCGGATGTCGCCTGCGACCATACCTTCCTGCCCCATCTTCACGAGCAAGCGGAACACGTCCAGCCGGACACCTGACGAGAGGGACTCGAAGACGGAGGTCGCAGTACTTTTATCCATGGGGCGTAATGCTAATCGAGCGTTCGTTCGATGCGAGGAAATTCCTTCTCAGCCGCAAGCCTCTCGTGACGCAACAGTTAAGACATATTTCCTTCACGAAACAATTCAATACTAATTGAATGCTGCAAGTATCGCAGCATTTCACCGGGCCGGGTCGCCCCAGGTCCGGAACAATTCTTAGCCACTTTGGAGCTCAGCTCATGCGTCTCAAGCGTTTTGTTGCCACCGCAGCCATCGCTCTGGTTGCCATGCAGTCGCTTTCTGCCCTTGCCGATACGATCGATGTCCGCGGCTCGACGACCGTCAACAGCGTCCTGATCACGCCCTACATGGCGGATATTGAGCGCTTGTCGGGTCAAAAGCTGAAGGTCAGCCCCAGCAACTCCGGCGAGGGCCTGACTGACCTCATTGGCTTCTCCTCCGATGTCGCCATGACCTCCGCTCCGTTCAAGGACGTTGCTGACCAACTCGCCAAGACCCCCAATCTGAAAGGGCTGAAGATTGACCAGCGTGAGTTCAATGTGGTGAATCTCGGTCACGCGGAAGTTCTCTTCGTCGTGAACGCCTCCAACAAGGTGTCTCATCTCACGAAAGCCCAACTCACCGGCTTGCTGACCGGCACGATCAAGAACTGGAAGGAAGTTGGCGGGGAAGATCAGCCCGTCGTCATCATCTCTGAAGCGGGCACCGGCGCCATGCGCACTGAGATCAGCCGCCACCTGCTCGGCGGAAAGGACTTCCCGACCGACATCAAGACTATCGAGCTCGCCAACCAGATTCCTGGTGTCGTCGCGGCAACACCGGGCGCCATCGGCTTCATGAGCTCCGCTCTGCCGGCGAGCCAACGCGCCGACGTACGCGTCATCCCGAGTGACGGCAAGATCGAGCAAACATTGTTCGTGATCACCCGCCCGCACCCGAGTGCCAGCGTCGAGAGCGTCATCAGCGCAATCAAGGACGTGGCATCGAAGGCTCTGACGCATTAAGAGAATCAAGCGCGTAGCACGTGCCGCCCGGCGATGGGAATCGTGGGGCGGCATGTCGAGCACCTGCTCCGATGGACGTAATAGATGGACGCCCAGCGTCGCGACATCGAACAGCTGATTGATCGAGATCGAATCGCCGTCGCGCCGCGCTGCATCAGTCGGGAATAGTCAAGTCGCTTCGCTTCGGCGACTCTTGAAACTCACAGTCTCCTTGAAGTCCTGGACCGTGCCCACGCGGCGCAGGTTCGCCCAGGTTCCCTTGTAGTAAGGCACCACGTTGCGATCGGTCCACGGCGTGGTCACGTTGCCCATGACGCCGTTGAAGTGTCCGAACTGCATGAAGGTCTGGTTCCGCTTGATGTCGGGCTCCAGATACGCCATCGCATAGGTAGAGCCATAGTCGTTGTAGACCTCCACCACGTCGCCTGAACTGATACCCAGCGAGCGCGCATCGTCGGGATTGATCTCCAGGAAGGCCATGGGCACACGCCCGCGCACGAACTCGTTGTACTGGTCGTGATAGAGCGTTTGCCACACTTCATTGACGCGGCCGTTGTTGATCCAGAAGCGGTACTTGGCTTTCTGGTCGGCCACCGGTTTCGGTAAGCCTGGCCATGTGGCGGGCTTGAATTCGGCCTTGCCGTCAGCGGTGTCGAACTTGCCGTCCGTGTAGAGCATCTCAGTGCCGATCAGTTTGCCGTCCCGGTATTCCTTGACCGGCAACTGCACGCCGTTGTTGCCCATGGCGTGTAGCCGCTCGAAGGTGACCAGATTGCCGGAATTGCCGCCCTGGCTGTCGATGTGGCCAGCGCCGGGTTGACCAGCTTGGCGGAATCCATCGTTGAAGGCATCCTCCTCGGTCTTCCAATCGAAGCCGCTGAACCGTGCCGCCATGTCGCGCTTGCCCTCAAGTTCGTACATGTTCTTAAGCGTGTTGGCGATATCGGCGGCAATCAAGCAATCCGGCCGGGCGGTTCCCGGCGGGTCCATGAACCGCTCAGACAGGCGCATGCGGCGCTCGCCGTTCATCGAGGTCAGATTCATCTCGCCCGGATGCGTGGCCGGCAGCATCAGATGCGCGGCTTCCGCCAGCTTGGTGGGATAGAGGTTGATGTTGGTGACAAATAGGCCGCCCTTGTTCCGCACTGCGTCATAGACCACATCGACCATTTGCGGAGCAGGTACCCCGCGCACTTTCGCCATTGCTTCCTTGACGATGTTGGCCCGGCGCAGGATGACGGCGCGGTGCTCCTCGGCGTTCAACGTGGTCTGGAACGGATTGGCGCCCCAAGCCGTGTACATCAGGCCCTTGCCGTGAATGATTTCCTGATCTACGTAGATCTTGTCCTTGCCCGGATACGGCGGACGTGCATAGCCCTCCTGGTGGCCGCCCATCCGCACGACGCCCGTGCCGCGCCGGCCGACGTTATGCGTGGCCAGCACGAGGTCGACCAGGGCAGATTGGATCAAGTAGTTATCGTTGCCCCAGATGATGCCCTTCTCGTACGCGTGCATGGTGCGAGGCCGTTGCCCAGCAGCGTTGGGCTTGTACGCCCACTCGGCGGCTTGGCGCAGTTTGTCGACCGGTACGCCTGTGACGCGACTCGTTTCTTCGAGCGACATCCGGTTGGCCGCCAGTGCTTGATCAAAGCCTTTCGTGTAGGTGGCGATGAACTGCTTGTCATGCCAGCCTTGGTCCACCACATAGGTCAGCAACCCGTCGAACAGCGCAATGTCGGTGCCCGGCTCGATGTCCAGGTGCAGGACGTTTGCCTTGCCTGCCGCCTGCTCGGCCACAGCGATGGTCGCAGTGCGGCGCGGATCGACGAAGATCACCTTGGCGGCAACCGGTGTCTCGCCGGGGAAGCGTTGCTTGCGCTTGTCGACGGTCTGGCCCCGCAGGTTAGGCAACCAATGCGCTAGGAAGTAGTTGGTTTGCGTCTCGTAGGAATTGCAGCCGATGGCCATGATGACGTCGGCTAGCTCAGCGTCCTCATAGCTGTTGTTCAACTCGCCGATACCCATCTCGCGCGTCGCATGGCACTCAGAGTTGTAGGCAGGACGATTGTGAATCCGTACTAGAGGTGTCTTGAGGGCAGTAAACATCAGCTTGCCGGTTCCCCAGGTGTTCTCGAAACCGCCACCTGCGCCGCCGTGGTCGAAGCAGTCGAACGCCAGTCCGTCGGGACCATCGCGATCGAGAATCCGCTTGGTCAACCCGGCATATAGCGCTAGCGCGTCATCCCAACTGGTATCAACCCACTGGTCGGCCACATACACTCGAGGACTGCGCAGCCGGTCCTTGGCCACGCCCTCGGGGTTGTACATCACCTTGGCCAGTTGCCCACCGCGCGTCGACGACAAGCCCTGGTTCACCGAGCATTGCTTGTCCGGCACGATCAGGATGTTGTAGCGCCGGCCATCCTTGTCGGTGATGGTGTTCTGCATATTGGGGGTCATCACCACCGAGAGCGGCGGCAGCTGCTTGCGGAAATCCAGGCCCAGGGCATTCTGGGTGGGAGCGCGGCCACCTTCGGTGTCCTCGGGCCATTTGAAGACGTGGTATCCGCACCCAACGATGCAGAAATGGCACGTCAGGTTGGTTTTCTGTGCATTCACGGGCGGCAGGGCCACCCGATCCTTATTGGTCGCCATGGCAGTCGCCTCCTTTCACAGCAAGTTGGCTTGACGCCCGTAGATGAGTCCATCGACGGCCACGGCCTTGATCGAACCGTCTTTGGCGCTGTAGTCCAGAACGATCCTCGGCAAATTCTCGGTGGCCTGTCCCGTGACCATTTGACCGGCCTTCTCGGGATCGAAAATGCTGAAGTGGCACGGGCATTTGAACGCGCGTGCGGCGGCATCGTAGGCGACCGGGCAGCCCATATGTGTGCACAGCGTGCTGAAGGCTACGATGTCCTTGTCAGGGCCGACACCGCCCGGCACAGGCGCTCCCATCTTCATCAACGCGCACGGAGAAGAGGCGTCAGGATAAAGAAACGCGACCGGCTCGTTGACGCGCAACTGAGAAGCGCGCGCGACCGTCTTGGCGGGGTATGGCAGTGTGGTCCGCCCCACATCAGCAACTGGCTGCGTGGTGGGGGCCGCCGTAGCGATGTTGCCGGTAGCGCCAACAGTGGCGGCTGCGCCCCCGGTGGCCTTCAGAAACTGCCTGCGAGACAGGGACATGGGTCTCCCCCTTCGTTTGGAAGAGTGGCCTTGCCAGCGTCCGTCAGCGGGCCTGCGTCATGCGGCGCGGGGGCATATCGTTTGCCTGAAGGCTCGATATTTCTATAGATATAGATATGTTTTGTAGTTCACCACTTCCTTGAATGCAAGGGATCGGCCGCTCGGGCAGGAGTTTTGTGTTGTGCAGACCAGCAAAGCATCGCGCCGTGCGGCGGTGCGCAAATGCCAACTGGGACATCAACTTCGGTTCGCCAAAGCAGCGACAATACAGGCGCAACAGCATTTGCGCAGGCGTTCCATGACAGATATCGACCGGTACTTGGAAGCAGCTACTCGCTACAACACGCGACGTAGCTACCAGTCCGCTATCCGCCACTTCGAAGTCGAATGGGGCGGTTTCCTGCCGGCGAGCGCCGACGCGGTTGCACGCTACCTCGCCGAGCACGCCGAATCTCTGTCGCTCAACACGTTGCGTGCACGCCTGGCAGCGCTCGGACAATGGCACCAGAGCCAGGGGTTTCCCGATCCGACCAAAGCGCCGCACGTGCGCAAGGTCCTCAAGGGCATTGCCGCGCTGCACCCCGCGACCGAAAAGCGCGCCAAGCCGTTGCAGCTCGTGCAGCTTGAACAACTGGTCGCTTGGCTGGATGCGCGGCTTGCGCATGCCGGCGCCACTGGCGACGTGCGGACCTATGCAACACACGCCCGTGACAAGGCGCTCGTGCTGATCGGCTTCTGGCGGGGTTTTCGGTCTGATGAATTGAACCGGATGCGCGTCGAACACATCGAGGTCGAGGCAGGCCGCGGCATGACCGTGTTTCTGCCGCGGACCAAGGCAGACCGTGCTCAACACGGCACTACGTTCAAGGTGCCAGCGCTCTCGCGCCTGTGCCCGGTGGCGGCCTTCGAGACATGGATCACCGCGTCTGGGTTGAAGCAGGGGCCGGTATTTCGCCGCATCGACCGATGGGGAAATGTTGGCGACGAAGCGCTCCACGTCAGCAGCTTCGTGCCGTTGCTACGCTCGCTTTTCCGCGCAGCAGAACTGCCGGCGCCCGACAGCTACAGCAGCCACTCGCTGCGGCGCGGCTTCGCGACCTGGGCCAACGCGAACCAGTGGGATCTCAAGATGCTGATGGAATACGTCGGCTGGAAGGACGTGCGCTCCGCCATGCGCTACATCGACGCAGCCGATCCGTTCGCGCAGCATCGCATTGAAACGGCACTATCGGTGACACCACCGCCGACGCCAGCACCGCCACAACCACCCACCACCATGCCGGTGGCGCCGCCAGCGCTACCACTCGCGGTCGCGCCCAAGCCCGCGCAGGAAACGCGGTTAACGGTGGACATCTACATCGAGCGCAACAGCAAATTCGTGCGCGGCATGTCCAAGGCCCGCCGCTGGATCGAGCAGTTCTGCTTGTCCCCGTACCAGATGCGCGTGTTCGAGAAGCGGCGCCCCCGCTACGAAATCGTCATGCCGTTTGCTGCCGGCCCCGAGTTGGAGCATGCCATCGAGGAACTGATCTCGGAGATGCACGAAAACGCGGACCTTTGCAATTGCTTCATCGAGGTGACGCTGCACGATCCGCTGACCGATACCTACTGGAGCTGATCAACCTGGCGCCTGAGGCATGGTTTTGCCGTCGGGGCGAACAAAGTGCTCGGTACACAGCCGCTCGGCTTCGCGCAGACCGGCTTCGGTCAGCACAACGGATTTTGCCCGGCTAACCGGATCGCCGATGAGGCCCTTGGCGTGCAAGCGGTTCAGCGCGTCCCAGTCCAGGCTTTTCCAGGCGTGATTGCCGTCGCTCAAGTTCAGGAACAGAAGCGCCAGCACGACCTCGTCGATGGCATCGGTGTTCAGCGTCATGATCTTCGATCGGTGGATTGCCGGATTTGCGCTAGCCCGCACGCCGGCGCGGCGCCGTCTCCAGCAAGGTGTCTTGGTACTGGTGGATTGGAAAGCTCAAGATGCCCCGGAAATTCACGTGCGCGAAGTGCGCCGGTCCCATGCGGCGCAGCCAGTCATCCTCGACCCGCTGCCCTTTGCCGCGCCAAGCATCAACCGTCGCTTGCATGCGCTGGGTATTCCAGCCAATCACCAGGTTCGTCAGCAGCGTGAGCGACCCGGAAATCGCGATCATCTCGTCCTGGCGCCGGCCGCGATCGTGCTGGACCTTGCTGGAATAGATGGCTCGCTGGAGCTGGTGCACGGACTCGCCACGGTTGAGCAGCGTGCGCAGCTCCCGCCGAAACTCAGCGTTGCTGAAGAAATCGCACAGGAACAGCGTGCGCAGCAACTTGCCCAGGTGGTCGGCCGCCCGGTGGATCGGATCACCTTGGGCCGCGCTGCCGAAGCGCTGTAGTGCCACGATGGCGCACACTCGCCCGGAGTGAATGGAGGCCACCAAGCGCAGCAAGCCATCCCAGCCTTCCCGGATCGCCTTGAGCGAGATGTCGAGCGAGACGGCACTTGCCAAACCGTCTGGCACCTCCAGGCCGCGCGGCAGGTAGAGCTTGCGCTCCGACAGGTTGCGTAGCCAGGGGCACAGGTCAAAGCCAAGGAACTTGGCCACCGTCATCCCTACGTTCGTGTATCCATGGGTATCAACGGCAAGCCTGAGCAACCCACCGTCCGCGCGGGTCTCGTTGTGGCGCATGACGCCTTCGATCGCGACGCCGGTCTGGCGTTCGTTGAGCACCATGGGCTGGTTGTAGACGATCCCGTGCTGGTCCAGCACATGCGTATAGATGCCAACCGCATGGGTGCGGCGGCGTGGGTCGGCGCGGGCGTAGAACAGGTGGGGCGAGGTATCCAGGCTCATCGAGTCGCTCGATGCCAGTTGGCCCGTCCCCCACAGCTCGGTGATAGGGTGCGTGCGCTGGAATTCCACCACCCGTTCGTTCGCGCGGCGCAGCCGCCCTGGCATCTCCAGAGCGCGCATCGCGGTGGAGACGTGCGCGGGGTCGAGTTGCGGGATCATGGCCGCCACACCCTTGGCGTCCAGTTCGGTTCCATGGGCAATGAGCCCGGCGTACAGTGCGATCAGCTCGTGCGAGTCTCTGGCCCTGCGGGCCAGCAATACTTCGCTGAAATTGGTACGCGCATCCATCTCCAGGATCATGTCGGCAAACTGCGCGTTGCCGATATCCTTGAAGAGTAGGTCTCTGGTGCGTGCGGGGGTGGCGTCGGTGTCCGCTGCATCGAGCGGCGATTGATGCAGCGTGCCACTCGCATCAATGGTGAAGTGACCGGCTTCGCGGGCCTCGTCCAGCGCCGCCAGGCCGGCTTTCAGGTGCTCCATCAGCGGGTTGAGATAGGTGTCCGCCTGGTTCGGCAATCCCAGCGAGGACAGATACCGGTCGCGCTCGGCGTCCCATTGCGCTGGCGGGATCAGCAATTGGTCGCGCTCCCGGAAAGAGAGGCTGTGTTTGATCCACACTGTTCCGCGACGCAACCCTCTGCGCAAGCCCATCATGGCGCTGGCTTCCATTGCACGCATCGCGCGCTGCCGGTCTTCGCCGTTGACCAGATCTCGCCAACTGGCACTGACCGGCACATGGCAATCGGGCGGCAACTCTGTCGCCCCTTGATCGTGCAAGCTGCCGACGAGCTCAAGCTGCTGCACAGCAGGATCGGAGCCGTTGCTGGCGAATTCCAATCCCCGAAGGGCAGTGAGGAGATTGCGGATGCGGTGTTGGTCTTC
The sequence above is a segment of the Ralstonia pickettii genome. Coding sequences within it:
- a CDS encoding DUF6429 family protein — protein: MTLNTDAIDEVVLALLFLNLSDGNHAWKSLDWDALNRLHAKGLIGDPVSRAKSVVLTEAGLREAERLCTEHFVRPDGKTMPQAPG
- a CDS encoding Tn3 family transposase, producing MPGLEFRYVGKDSLPTRLSEFDVEHYFALTDSDVAAINEKFRRDGRAGAAIQLVFLRASGRTLDQLNTLPRQLLRYIGARLGTPTPTIASLRTIYQRYKTLYEHQIWACDYLGLTRLDGDQWTGLEAWMRQDAAESLTIEELLQHAHFWLFERRILIPASRALQDLARSIWAGIEGDLRAAIEAVVPLAQIAQAEAAVFAQHATSGTTVLEWLKTPPARHSPSTMSETLAKIRFLKDLGADRWAFDAIPIEKQRAYGQRIQARRPAKVRELKTSTRTIELVFFLRVTLLELTDAMAYQSGRRVSDLVRRAYNRTTAKQVRSAVEYRQQLVDIKALVDDARRPAEDRLADIGKLLDGFSAKPPASHAASVRETLTEDQHRIRNLLTALRGLEFASNGSDPAVQQLELVGSLHDQGATELPPDCHVPVSASWRDLVNGEDRQRAMRAMEASAMMGLRRGLRRGTVWIKHSLSFRERDQLLIPPAQWDAERDRYLSSLGLPNQADTYLNPLMEHLKAGLAALDEAREAGHFTIDASGTLHQSPLDAADTDATPARTRDLLFKDIGNAQFADMILEMDARTNFSEVLLARRARDSHELIALYAGLIAHGTELDAKGVAAMIPQLDPAHVSTAMRALEMPGRLRRANERVVEFQRTHPITELWGTGQLASSDSMSLDTSPHLFYARADPRRRTHAVGIYTHVLDQHGIVYNQPMVLNERQTGVAIEGVMRHNETRADGGLLRLAVDTHGYTNVGMTVAKFLGFDLCPWLRNLSERKLYLPRGLEVPDGLASAVSLDISLKAIREGWDGLLRLVASIHSGRVCAIVALQRFGSAAQGDPIHRAADHLGKLLRTLFLCDFFSNAEFRRELRTLLNRGESVHQLQRAIYSSKVQHDRGRRQDEMIAISGSLTLLTNLVIGWNTQRMQATVDAWRGKGQRVEDDWLRRMGPAHFAHVNFRGILSFPIHQYQDTLLETAPRRRAG